A part of Lacibacter sp. H407 genomic DNA contains:
- the ubiE gene encoding bifunctional demethylmenaquinone methyltransferase/2-methoxy-6-polyprenyl-1,4-benzoquinol methylase UbiE, with protein sequence MAEQYSHDKVVPDAGSSQSKKKQVAEMFDDIAPRYDFLNRFLSAGIDTGWRRKALAKLKDLQPKLMLDVATGTGDVAIMAAKQLQPEKIIGIDISEGMLEGGRVKVKAKGLETVIELRSGDSETINFPDNTFDAVTVAFGVRNFENLEKGISEIYRVLKPGGRLVVLEFSKPKLPGVLQAYNLYMGLVAPQVAGAFSKNKKAYQYLNNSIKAFPEGNNFVAVLDKTGFTKTSCKPLTLGICSIYCGDK encoded by the coding sequence ATGGCAGAACAATATTCACACGACAAGGTAGTACCCGATGCAGGCTCCTCACAAAGCAAAAAGAAACAGGTGGCAGAGATGTTTGATGACATTGCTCCCCGTTACGATTTTCTGAATCGTTTTCTTTCGGCCGGTATTGATACGGGCTGGCGCCGAAAAGCATTGGCCAAATTGAAAGATCTGCAGCCGAAACTGATGCTGGATGTGGCTACCGGAACCGGTGATGTAGCGATTATGGCAGCCAAACAATTACAGCCCGAAAAAATTATTGGTATTGATATTAGTGAAGGAATGCTGGAAGGCGGTCGTGTAAAGGTGAAAGCCAAGGGATTAGAGACAGTAATTGAGCTGAGAAGCGGCGATAGTGAAACAATAAACTTTCCCGATAACACGTTTGATGCAGTAACTGTAGCGTTTGGTGTACGGAATTTCGAAAACCTTGAAAAAGGCATCAGTGAAATTTACCGTGTGTTGAAACCGGGTGGTCGTTTGGTGGTGCTGGAATTTTCGAAGCCCAAACTGCCGGGTGTATTACAAGCTTACAATCTCTATATGGGATTGGTGGCACCACAGGTTGCCGGCGCATTCAGTAAAAACAAAAAAGCCTATCAATATCTAAACAACAGCATCAAAGCATTTCCGGAAGGAAACAATTTTGTGGCGGTGCTGGATAAAACAGGATTTACAAAAACTTCATGCAAACCTCTTACGCTTGGCATATGCAGTATTTATTGCGGCGACAAATAA
- the porT gene encoding type IX secretion/gliding motility protein PorT/SprT: MQYLLRRQIIVTLFLFTCVVTAIAQRETNLPNHEQKSYYFGITLSGNSSYFQMNHHPKFLQDDSVSTVSSVSRGGFGLGLLGTLRLVNHLEARINPQLIFATRGINYYMNYPLVGEEKWQQKNIESIYISLPLQLKFSSDRIDNFRVYILGGGKYEYDLASNSQARRAEDLVKLNRAALGYEAGLGFNFYFPTFIFSPEIKFSNSFQNVHSRDANLIHSNVIDRIQARMIVFSIHLEG; this comes from the coding sequence ATGCAGTATTTATTGCGGCGACAAATAATCGTTACCCTGTTTCTGTTTACTTGTGTTGTAACGGCAATTGCACAACGGGAAACCAATTTGCCCAACCATGAGCAGAAGTCTTACTATTTTGGTATTACACTGAGCGGTAACAGTTCATATTTTCAGATGAACCATCATCCGAAATTTTTACAGGACGATAGTGTATCCACCGTTAGTTCTGTAAGCCGTGGTGGTTTTGGATTAGGCTTGTTGGGTACATTGCGCCTCGTGAATCATTTGGAAGCACGAATTAACCCACAACTGATCTTTGCTACCCGTGGTATCAATTACTACATGAACTATCCATTGGTGGGTGAAGAAAAATGGCAGCAGAAAAATATTGAAAGTATTTATATCAGCTTACCGTTGCAATTAAAGTTCAGCAGCGACCGCATTGATAATTTTCGAGTTTATATTCTTGGCGGCGGCAAATATGAATATGATTTGGCCAGTAACAGTCAGGCCCGCCGGGCAGAAGATCTTGTAAAATTAAATCGTGCTGCTTTGGGTTACGAAGCCGGACTTGGTTTCAACTTCTACTTCCCTACGTTTATTTTTAGTCCTGAAATTAAATTCAGCAACAGCTTTCAGAATGTACACAGCCGGGATGCAAATTTGATTCACTCAAATGTGATTGACCGGATTCAGGCAAGAATGATTGTGTTTAGCATCCATTTGGAAGGATAA
- a CDS encoding RagB/SusD family nutrient uptake outer membrane protein, with translation MKYKFIKSFLGSIALLSMVGCNPLKLEEVADPNNPSVGSVSNNASRAQIQFLITGLESRHRDYLFTVTAAFGTFGREIWYFNASDPRFQTDWLGQSGRRPDAAYFGFGATGGAAYASPYQAIRQAIVLRNAVANTAVLSEQEKKAVTGFAKTIMGYQFMIPANFLYNNGVRVDIEDPLNPGDFVPYQDALTYIKGVLDEGFADLNAAGTAFPFTLTSGWTGFNNIDGLKKVNRAIAARLAIYRKDWQGALDAANASFMNLAGNLTAGPAHTYGAAPDVFNPLFYVLDASLSTIIVVHPSMLADATPNDARVAAKFFQRTTSASVSTDAGTLFGTHQDRRWASNTTAIPFIKNEELILIKAEAHAQLNQPALAVAAIDVIRNAAGIGGYGGAQTQAALISEILYQRRYSLWAEPWGHRWIDTRRYDRMNEIPVAADQGAVFTQFPKPQADLNWDIYTGG, from the coding sequence ATGAAATATAAATTCATAAAATCATTTCTTGGAAGCATTGCCCTTCTTTCGATGGTTGGATGTAATCCGCTAAAGCTGGAAGAAGTAGCCGATCCAAACAATCCATCTGTAGGAAGTGTGTCGAATAATGCTTCCCGTGCACAGATTCAATTTTTAATTACCGGACTTGAGTCACGCCATCGTGATTATCTGTTTACAGTAACCGCAGCGTTTGGAACTTTTGGCAGAGAGATCTGGTATTTCAATGCATCAGATCCCCGTTTTCAAACTGATTGGCTGGGACAAAGTGGACGCAGACCCGATGCGGCTTATTTTGGTTTCGGGGCAACAGGCGGAGCTGCTTATGCTTCACCTTATCAGGCTATCAGGCAAGCGATTGTATTACGGAATGCTGTTGCAAATACAGCTGTACTTTCGGAACAGGAAAAGAAAGCTGTAACAGGATTTGCTAAAACGATCATGGGTTATCAATTCATGATCCCTGCTAATTTTTTGTATAATAATGGCGTACGTGTTGATATTGAAGATCCACTAAATCCGGGGGATTTTGTTCCTTACCAGGATGCGTTAACATATATCAAAGGAGTATTGGATGAAGGATTTGCTGATTTAAATGCAGCGGGCACTGCCTTTCCTTTTACGCTTACTTCAGGATGGACGGGCTTCAATAATATTGATGGACTGAAAAAAGTAAACCGTGCCATTGCAGCAAGATTAGCCATTTACCGTAAAGATTGGCAAGGAGCGTTGGATGCTGCTAATGCATCGTTCATGAATTTAGCCGGAAATTTAACTGCCGGCCCGGCGCATACTTATGGCGCTGCTCCTGATGTATTCAATCCATTATTTTATGTGTTAGATGCAAGTCTCAGTACCATCATCGTTGTACATCCTTCTATGTTGGCTGATGCTACACCAAACGATGCACGTGTTGCTGCTAAATTCTTTCAACGTACTACTTCTGCAAGTGTGTCAACAGACGCAGGTACATTGTTTGGCACGCACCAGGATCGGCGTTGGGCTTCGAACACAACTGCTATACCGTTTATTAAAAATGAGGAGTTGATCTTAATAAAAGCAGAAGCTCATGCGCAACTCAATCAACCTGCTTTGGCTGTTGCTGCTATAGATGTTATTCGTAATGCCGCCGGTATTGGAGGTTACGGTGGCGCACAAACGCAAGCCGCATTGATCAGTGAAATTCTGTATCAGCGTCGCTATTCATTATGGGCCGAACCTTGGGGTCATCGCTGGATCGATACCCGCCGTTACGACCGGATGAATGAGATACCCGTTGCAGCCGATCAGGGAGCTGTGTTTACACAATTCCCGAAACCACAGGCCGATCTTAACTGGGATATTTATACAGGAGGATAA
- a CDS encoding response regulator transcription factor: MEEAKSKVLLVEDDSSFGNVLKNYLELNDFDVTLERDGRLGLAAFQREKYDICLLDVMMPHVDGFTLAEDIRDIDPDVPLFFLSAKTMKDDILTGYKLGADDYITKPFDSEVLLMKIKAILKRNEETKQETENKEFDLGQYHFNPKLRELTIEGKTNTLSPKESELLRMLCEYKNDLLPRETALKRIWGSDTYFNGRSMDVYIAKLRKYLKEDPKVEIVNIHGNGFRLVESE, translated from the coding sequence ATGGAAGAAGCTAAATCAAAAGTATTGTTAGTTGAAGACGACAGCAGTTTTGGAAATGTGTTAAAGAATTACCTGGAGCTGAATGATTTTGATGTAACACTGGAGCGTGATGGCCGTTTGGGCTTAGCTGCATTTCAACGTGAGAAGTACGATATCTGTTTACTGGATGTAATGATGCCACATGTAGATGGCTTTACATTGGCTGAAGATATTCGTGATATTGATCCTGATGTTCCGTTGTTTTTTCTCAGTGCAAAAACAATGAAGGATGATATTTTAACCGGCTACAAACTGGGTGCTGATGATTATATCACCAAGCCATTCGATAGTGAAGTGTTGTTGATGAAGATCAAAGCCATCCTGAAACGTAACGAAGAAACAAAACAGGAAACGGAGAATAAAGAGTTTGATCTGGGGCAATATCATTTCAATCCCAAATTGCGTGAACTCACGATTGAAGGAAAAACCAATACACTCTCTCCTAAAGAAAGTGAATTGTTACGCATGTTGTGTGAATATAAAAATGACCTGTTGCCAAGAGAAACAGCGTTGAAACGCATTTGGGGCAGCGATACCTATTTCAACGGCCGCAGCATGGATGTGTACATTGCCAAGCTTCGGAAATATTTGAAAGAAGATCCAAAAGTGGAGATCGTAAATATTCACGGTAACGGTTTCCGTTTAGTTGAATCAGAATAA
- a CDS encoding co-chaperone GroES, which produces MRFTSDNRFKKLIVIGDRLLIKPSKPDERTASGLYLPPGVQEKDKVQQGYVIKTGPGYAIPMPVDDEPWKSEDEQVKYVPLQAREGDLAIFLMSGATEVIYEGDKYFIVPQSAILMLEREEEL; this is translated from the coding sequence ATGCGTTTTACCTCCGATAACCGGTTTAAAAAGCTCATTGTAATTGGTGATCGTCTGTTGATCAAACCCAGTAAACCCGACGAACGTACGGCCAGCGGTTTATACCTGCCGCCGGGTGTGCAGGAAAAGGATAAAGTACAGCAAGGGTACGTGATCAAAACCGGTCCCGGGTATGCCATACCCATGCCGGTTGATGATGAGCCATGGAAAAGTGAAGACGAACAGGTAAAGTATGTGCCGCTGCAGGCACGGGAAGGTGATCTGGCAATTTTTTTAATGAGCGGCGCCACCGAAGTGATCTATGAAGGAGATAAATATTTTATTGTTCCGCAAAGCGCTATTCTGATGCTGGAGAGGGAAGAGGAGTTATAA
- a CDS encoding SusC/RagA family TonB-linked outer membrane protein, whose amino-acid sequence MRKSVQRLGQLLLFLLFSTAGFSQYTVKGKITDDARNEPLPNVSVQIKGTRIGTVTGTDGTFSLAVPDNKSVTLVISLVGFMSQSVNVTSSSSSVDVALKTDALNLEEVVVTGLASSVKRSNLANAVTSINSKELTGTTQIQTTDGALYSKVPGANIRMNGGAPGGGLSIQLRGVSSLVGASQPLIIMDGVYINNSFQRTGRATVSGAAAGAGAPAQDDGSNRLADINPNDIQSIEVLKGPSAAAIYGTRANAGVIIITTKKGATGKTAISFGQDIGFGRPLRLLGTDSWSVDKINFFFTNPTKRATELARFQQAQSTGQFFDFEDLFYGNTATLSNTRLSLSGGTDKTKFYIGGVLTNEEGIIRRTGFERYSIRANIDHKISQRLSFSVNSNFVRSNTDRGFTGNQNNTGASIGYNIAYIPNYFDLRPSAAGIYPDVDYGGPRENPLAVTDKATNNSLVNRFIQSGTLNWQILNRTNSELKLSITGGIDYLQNTTLIHLPEDLQFQRAQANPGDVLHGRQESFNKNIQAALVHNITVKSFNFTTQAGVVRLEFDNSGIFLRGRGLAPKQTNVQQATVQQVDQQFDSRIREAGIFAQEEVNWDDKVVGTVGVRFDKSTLNGDINKFYAFPKASLAINLTNFDFWNVGFINQLKPRIAYGETAGPVGFGSIFTPLTGTNIGGLLGSVVSTQIGNTAIRPETAREIEFGIDAGFFKNRFALEATYYIKTTANNIQNLNLSPAVGVNTVPSNEAELENKGIELALSGTVIQKSNIRWFSRLMWWKNDVIVKKLGIPSYLTGAFGTGLGTYLIQQGVSPLTIVGSPAVTPGVFTVWGQNQPKFTMSWFNTVSFLKNFDLSMMWEWRNGGDNINLSSFLTDSGGTTDGWFDDDDKDGIPNGRQRPPAPYNNAGRWVQDASFFKMREIGLYYNVPKTSVNKWFNGFVDRIRIGASGNNVFLITKYEGYDPETSTFGAQSVAGNVDVGPYPTTRRIFFHINLDF is encoded by the coding sequence ATGAGAAAATCTGTGCAAAGGCTTGGACAGCTATTGCTGTTCCTGCTATTCTCCACTGCCGGCTTTAGCCAGTACACCGTTAAGGGAAAAATTACTGACGATGCCCGGAATGAACCATTACCGAATGTAAGTGTTCAAATCAAAGGAACAAGAATTGGAACTGTAACGGGTACCGATGGGACATTCAGCCTCGCTGTTCCCGACAACAAATCTGTTACACTTGTTATTTCTTTGGTAGGCTTCATGTCACAATCAGTGAATGTTACAAGCAGCAGTTCATCTGTTGATGTAGCACTGAAAACGGATGCATTGAATCTTGAAGAGGTAGTTGTAACAGGTTTGGCTTCCTCTGTTAAAAGAAGTAACCTCGCAAATGCTGTTACATCCATTAATTCAAAAGAATTAACCGGCACAACGCAAATTCAAACAACCGACGGTGCATTATACAGTAAAGTGCCCGGTGCAAACATTCGTATGAATGGTGGTGCGCCCGGTGGTGGCTTGTCGATTCAGTTACGTGGCGTGTCATCGCTGGTGGGTGCATCACAACCGTTGATTATCATGGACGGTGTTTATATCAACAACTCCTTCCAACGTACCGGCCGTGCAACTGTAAGTGGTGCTGCGGCTGGCGCCGGCGCACCTGCACAAGATGATGGATCTAATCGCTTAGCAGATATTAATCCCAACGATATACAATCTATTGAAGTATTGAAGGGTCCATCTGCCGCTGCTATTTATGGTACACGTGCCAATGCTGGTGTAATTATCATCACCACTAAAAAAGGTGCTACCGGTAAAACAGCGATCAGTTTCGGACAGGATATTGGTTTTGGTCGCCCACTACGTTTATTGGGTACCGATAGCTGGAGTGTAGATAAGATCAATTTCTTTTTCACAAATCCAACCAAACGGGCAACTGAGTTGGCTCGTTTTCAACAGGCGCAAAGCACCGGTCAGTTTTTTGATTTCGAAGATTTGTTTTACGGAAACACTGCCACGCTTTCAAATACACGATTAAGTTTATCGGGTGGTACAGATAAAACGAAGTTCTATATTGGCGGAGTTCTTACCAATGAAGAAGGGATCATTCGCCGTACAGGATTTGAGCGTTATTCGATCCGTGCAAATATTGATCATAAAATAAGCCAACGTTTAAGCTTCTCTGTTAATTCAAACTTTGTACGTTCTAATACAGATCGTGGATTTACAGGTAACCAGAACAATACAGGCGCTTCTATTGGATATAACATCGCTTATATTCCTAACTACTTTGATCTGCGTCCAAGTGCTGCAGGAATTTACCCGGATGTAGATTATGGCGGGCCAAGAGAGAATCCATTAGCAGTAACTGATAAAGCAACAAACAATTCATTGGTCAATCGTTTTATTCAGTCCGGTACATTGAACTGGCAAATTTTAAATCGTACAAATTCAGAACTGAAGCTCAGTATAACAGGAGGTATCGATTATTTGCAGAATACAACACTCATTCATCTCCCTGAAGACTTGCAGTTTCAACGTGCACAGGCAAACCCCGGCGATGTGTTACATGGCCGGCAAGAAAGCTTTAATAAAAATATACAGGCTGCATTGGTGCATAACATCACCGTTAAGAGTTTCAATTTTACAACACAGGCCGGTGTGGTTCGTTTGGAATTTGATAACAGCGGCATTTTTCTCAGAGGTCGTGGGTTAGCACCAAAACAAACGAATGTGCAGCAGGCGACAGTTCAACAAGTAGATCAGCAATTTGACAGCAGAATAAGAGAGGCTGGTATTTTTGCACAGGAAGAAGTTAACTGGGACGATAAAGTTGTTGGAACAGTTGGTGTGCGTTTTGATAAATCAACACTCAATGGCGATATCAATAAGTTCTATGCATTTCCAAAAGCATCGTTGGCAATAAACCTAACTAATTTTGATTTTTGGAATGTTGGATTCATCAATCAATTAAAACCACGTATTGCATACGGTGAAACAGCTGGTCCCGTTGGTTTTGGCTCCATCTTTACTCCGTTAACAGGTACAAATATTGGAGGGTTACTCGGTTCTGTTGTTTCCACTCAAATTGGTAATACCGCAATACGTCCTGAAACTGCACGTGAAATTGAATTTGGTATTGATGCGGGTTTTTTCAAAAATCGTTTTGCATTAGAAGCAACATATTATATCAAGACCACTGCAAATAATATTCAGAATCTTAATCTGTCACCGGCAGTAGGTGTAAATACAGTTCCAAGTAATGAAGCTGAACTTGAAAATAAAGGAATAGAGCTGGCTTTATCCGGAACTGTTATTCAAAAATCAAATATCCGCTGGTTCTCCCGTTTGATGTGGTGGAAGAATGATGTGATTGTAAAAAAACTTGGCATTCCTTCTTATCTCACCGGTGCATTTGGAACAGGTTTGGGAACATATCTTATTCAGCAAGGTGTAAGTCCACTAACAATAGTTGGATCTCCCGCAGTTACTCCGGGTGTATTTACAGTGTGGGGACAAAATCAACCTAAGTTTACAATGTCTTGGTTTAACACAGTAAGCTTCCTTAAAAATTTTGATTTAAGTATGATGTGGGAATGGAGAAACGGTGGAGATAATATTAACCTGTCCAGCTTTTTGACAGACTCAGGAGGCACAACAGATGGTTGGTTTGATGATGATGACAAAGACGGTATACCAAATGGTCGCCAGCGTCCACCGGCCCCTTATAACAATGCAGGTCGTTGGGTTCAGGATGCCAGCTTCTTTAAAATGAGAGAGATCGGTTTGTATTATAACGTTCCAAAAACATCCGTTAATAAATGGTTTAATGGTTTTGTTGACCGGATTCGTATTGGCGCATCAGGTAACAACGTATTCCTCATTACAAAGTATGAAGGTTACGATCCTGAAACATCTACGTTTGGGGCACAATCAGTAGCGGGTAATGTTGACGTAGGTCCTTATCCTACAACACGTCGCATTTTCTTTCATATTAACCTTGACTTCTAA
- a CDS encoding dihydroorotase, producing the protein MYVSFTSTKLNDSLLDIMQNYLLKNCLLVNEGKITAADVLIKNGRIEKIASSITGDAAVTEIDAEGKYLLPGAIDDQVHFREPGLTHKANIHSEAKAAVAGGVTSFMEMPNTIPNALNLELLEDKYKIASQTSLANYSFYMGTSNTSADDTLKANDFKNSICGIKIFMGASTGNMLVDNYNTLDKVFRESEMLIATHCESESIIKENYERLKALKGELSPADHPLVRDENGCYESSLMAIQIARQYNTRLHILHISTAKELDLFGNMMPLKEKRITSEVCVHHLHFTADDYTTLGYRIKCNPAIKAKENKEALWKALLDDRIDVIATDHAPHTWEEKQGSYENAHAGLPLVQHPLLLMLHYYKEGRISLERIVEKMSHAVADCFQIKERGYIREGYFADLVLVDLNNPSTVTKENLLYKCGWSPLEGFTFPASITHTFVNGHLVYGNGRIDESQMGQRILFDRN; encoded by the coding sequence ATGTATGTCAGTTTCACATCAACCAAATTGAATGATTCATTACTTGATATTATGCAAAATTATCTGTTGAAAAATTGTTTATTGGTCAATGAAGGGAAGATTACAGCCGCCGATGTGCTCATTAAGAACGGACGGATCGAAAAGATTGCCTCCTCTATTACAGGCGATGCTGCTGTTACAGAAATAGACGCCGAGGGAAAATATTTGTTGCCCGGCGCTATTGACGACCAGGTACATTTTCGTGAACCGGGGTTGACACATAAAGCAAACATTCATTCCGAAGCAAAAGCAGCTGTTGCCGGAGGCGTTACTTCGTTTATGGAAATGCCCAATACCATTCCCAATGCACTGAACCTCGAGTTACTGGAAGATAAATACAAGATCGCCTCGCAAACTTCGTTAGCGAACTATTCGTTTTACATGGGCACCAGCAATACAAGTGCTGATGATACATTGAAAGCAAATGATTTCAAAAACAGCATTTGCGGCATCAAGATATTTATGGGTGCAAGCACCGGGAATATGCTGGTCGATAACTACAACACACTTGATAAAGTGTTTCGTGAAAGTGAAATGCTGATAGCTACCCATTGCGAAAGTGAAAGCATCATTAAAGAAAATTATGAGCGACTCAAAGCACTGAAGGGAGAATTATCACCTGCTGATCATCCATTGGTACGTGATGAAAATGGTTGTTACGAATCTTCATTGATGGCGATACAAATTGCCCGACAATACAACACCCGTTTACATATTCTGCACATCAGCACAGCAAAAGAACTGGACTTGTTTGGAAATATGATGCCGTTGAAAGAAAAACGAATTACGAGTGAAGTATGTGTGCATCACCTGCATTTTACGGCTGATGATTATACAACACTTGGCTATCGCATTAAATGCAACCCGGCCATCAAAGCAAAAGAAAACAAAGAAGCATTGTGGAAAGCATTGCTTGATGATCGTATCGATGTAATTGCAACCGATCATGCACCCCATACATGGGAAGAAAAACAAGGCTCGTATGAAAATGCACACGCCGGATTACCATTGGTACAACATCCGCTGTTGCTGATGCTTCATTATTACAAAGAAGGCCGCATTTCGTTGGAGCGAATTGTTGAGAAGATGAGTCATGCAGTAGCTGATTGTTTCCAGATCAAGGAGCGGGGTTATATCCGTGAAGGTTATTTTGCCGATCTGGTATTGGTTGATTTAAACAATCCATCAACCGTAACCAAAGAAAACCTACTTTACAAATGTGGCTGGAGTCCGTTAGAAGGGTTTACATTTCCTGCCAGCATCACACATACATTTGTAAATGGTCATTTAGTTTATGGAAATGGACGTATTGATGAATCACAGATGGGACAACGAATCTTATTTGACAGGAATTAA
- a CDS encoding helicase HerA-like domain-containing protein encodes MASKELFLQAVQQGYTFKGESFRLGVGMFDKQVVQGAEVLLPLKTMNRHGLIAGATGTGKTKTLQVIAEGLSDASIPVVLMDIKGDLSGIAAAGASNSKIEERIQLMGGEYKPAAFPVELMTLSDDGKGVRLRATVSEFGPILLSKILGLNDTQQGIVAMIFKFCDDNKMPLLDLKDFIKIIQYISDEGKSTIEKDYGKISTSSTGTILRKVIELQQQGADAFFGEPSFEVDDLMRISDDGRGMISILRVMELQDRPKLFSTFMLSLLAELYATLPEEGDMDKPKLVLFIDEAHLVFQEANEALLQQIETVIKLIRSKGVGIFFCTQNPQDVPASVLSQLGLKVQHALRAFTAADRKVIKQAAENYPETEYYDVDELLTQLGIGEAFVTLLNEKGIPTPLVHTMLVAPRSRMDVLTDAEVDTLVAKSKLVKKYAETIDSESAHEIITAKLEEAAEKTKAAEESKAEEKEEKKRPAKKEETFFDNPTVKQVGRTAASIITRSLLGALGLGGRTTKKKKTGWF; translated from the coding sequence ATGGCAAGTAAGGAACTTTTTTTACAGGCAGTACAACAGGGTTACACATTCAAAGGCGAATCATTTCGTTTGGGTGTAGGTATGTTCGATAAACAGGTGGTGCAGGGAGCCGAAGTGTTATTGCCTTTAAAGACGATGAACCGACATGGATTGATCGCAGGGGCAACCGGTACTGGTAAAACAAAAACATTGCAGGTTATTGCTGAAGGTTTGAGTGATGCAAGTATTCCTGTTGTGTTGATGGATATTAAAGGCGACCTCAGCGGTATTGCTGCAGCCGGTGCTTCGAATTCAAAAATTGAAGAGCGTATTCAATTGATGGGAGGCGAATACAAACCCGCAGCTTTTCCGGTTGAGTTGATGACCTTGAGTGATGATGGGAAAGGAGTGCGGCTACGGGCCACCGTAAGTGAGTTCGGTCCCATCCTGCTTTCAAAAATTTTAGGATTGAATGATACGCAACAGGGAATTGTTGCCATGATCTTTAAGTTTTGCGATGATAACAAAATGCCGTTACTGGATCTGAAAGATTTTATCAAAATCATTCAGTACATCAGTGATGAAGGGAAATCAACAATAGAAAAAGATTACGGTAAAATATCAACATCCTCAACCGGTACTATTCTGCGCAAAGTAATTGAACTGCAGCAACAAGGTGCCGATGCGTTTTTTGGTGAACCCAGTTTTGAAGTAGATGATTTGATGCGAATCAGTGATGATGGGCGTGGTATGATCAGTATTTTACGGGTGATGGAGTTGCAGGACCGTCCAAAACTGTTCTCGACTTTCATGTTGAGTTTATTAGCAGAACTATATGCAACACTGCCCGAAGAAGGCGATATGGATAAACCTAAGCTGGTGTTGTTTATTGATGAAGCACATCTTGTTTTCCAGGAAGCCAATGAAGCATTATTGCAGCAAATTGAAACCGTGATCAAACTCATCCGTTCAAAAGGAGTAGGTATTTTCTTTTGTACACAAAACCCGCAGGATGTACCTGCCAGTGTATTATCACAATTAGGTTTAAAAGTGCAGCATGCCTTGCGTGCCTTTACAGCAGCCGATCGGAAAGTAATTAAACAAGCCGCAGAGAATTATCCAGAAACTGAATATTATGATGTGGATGAATTACTCACACAGTTAGGGATTGGAGAAGCCTTTGTTACCTTGTTAAATGAGAAAGGAATTCCTACGCCATTGGTACATACAATGCTGGTAGCCCCCCGCAGCCGCATGGATGTGTTAACCGATGCAGAAGTAGATACTCTTGTTGCCAAAAGTAAATTGGTAAAGAAATATGCCGAAACCATCGACAGTGAAAGTGCGCATGAAATAATTACTGCTAAGCTGGAAGAAGCAGCTGAAAAAACAAAAGCAGCTGAAGAATCGAAAGCTGAAGAAAAAGAAGAAAAGAAGCGACCTGCCAAAAAAGAGGAAACATTTTTTGATAACCCAACGGTAAAACAAGTGGGCCGTACAGCTGCCAGTATTATTACACGAAGTTTATTGGGTGCACTGGGCCTGGGTGGAAGAACAACCAAAAAGAAAAAAACGGGTTGGTTTTAA
- the yihA gene encoding ribosome biogenesis GTP-binding protein YihA/YsxC: MNIKSATYVISSPSVEQCPSPEKREYAFIGRSNVGKSSLINMICNNTKLAKTSASPGKTQMINHFLIESIDVKTHKVHDWYLVDLPGYGYAKVALGKRKQWIKMIENYIRKRENLVNLFVLIDSRHTPQEIDISFINQLGEWKIPFAIVFTKADKSTQKEVAASVKAFLYALGADWSELPPYFVSSAVKYRGRKEILAFIDEANKSVEFK, encoded by the coding sequence GTGAATATTAAATCAGCCACATACGTTATCAGCAGTCCAAGTGTTGAACAGTGTCCCAGCCCCGAAAAACGGGAATATGCCTTTATTGGCCGTAGTAATGTTGGCAAATCATCGCTCATTAACATGATTTGCAACAATACTAAGCTGGCAAAAACAAGTGCTTCGCCGGGTAAAACACAAATGATCAATCATTTTTTGATCGAAAGTATTGATGTGAAAACACATAAGGTACACGACTGGTACCTCGTCGATTTGCCCGGTTATGGCTATGCAAAAGTGGCGTTGGGCAAACGGAAGCAGTGGATCAAGATGATCGAGAATTATATCCGCAAGCGTGAAAATCTGGTGAACTTGTTTGTATTGATCGACAGCCGTCATACGCCGCAGGAAATCGATATCAGCTTTATCAATCAACTAGGCGAATGGAAAATTCCGTTTGCGATCGTATTTACCAAAGCTGATAAGAGTACACAGAAAGAAGTGGCTGCCAGTGTAAAAGCATTTTTGTATGCGTTAGGTGCAGATTGGTCTGAACTGCCGCCATATTTTGTATCGTCGGCGGTGAAGTACAGAGGCCGGAAAGAAATACTGGCGTTTATTGATGAAGCAAACAAAAGCGTTGAGTTCAAATAA